The following proteins are encoded in a genomic region of Arachis stenosperma cultivar V10309 chromosome 4, arast.V10309.gnm1.PFL2, whole genome shotgun sequence:
- the LOC130973241 gene encoding toMV resistance protein Tm-2(GCR236)-like, producing MAEGFIEQIQTGRSEEAPPEPEDIGEQYLKELVDRNLVQVAKRRSDGKGVKTCQIHDLIRQLCISESNNGNNNACRFFFPNNIGSYACSVTCNQSCTRSLLIHGDARGWSHHIPKNSRVNVLYLTKWWVIATATEKEYLKTLKHLRYLRMDYFDGYNKFPSVETLHISQHFVKEFSIGGWKQLRHLHCERCMNLLVDEKQGVKDKMQNVQTLCYVYADSHLESLLDNGYFPNLRTLGLVIIEDPYSFSEPVEENLRSLHRLNSLRKLKLKSNLGFQRVALDEITFPSNLIKITLSGFQNLESIDMKILGRIPRVEVLKLEDVNCMEILDCGSDRSFPRLQVFMMIHVSVERLTLEDGAMPCLRRAVFHKCPGLELKNLPEQMSSLGCNLEYVQCEDSYQMTDDVYFDDDDDYKLDLDLDLINVIDKYAI from the coding sequence ATGGCAGAAGGGTTCATAGAGCAAATTCAAACTGGAAGATCAGAAGAAGCACCACCAGAACCTGAAGATATTGGTGAGCAATACTTGAAGGAGCTAGTGGATCGTAACTTGGTACAAGTGGCAAAGAGAAGGAGTGATGGCAAAGGcgtgaaaacatgtcagatccATGATCTCATCCGGCAACTCTGCATTTCAGAGAGCAATAATGGAAACAACAATGCTTGTAGATTTTTCTTTCCCAACAACATAGGATCCTATGCATGTTCAGTAACATGTAATCAATCATGCACTCGCTCGCTGCTCATTCATGGAGATGCACGAGGGTGGTCACATCATATTCCAAAAAATTCCCGAGTTAATGTGCTATATCTTACAAAATGGTGGGTAATCGCTACTGCAACAGAGAAAGAGTATTTGAAGACGTTGAAACATCTCAGGTACTTGAGAATGGACTATTTTGATGGATATAACAAGTTTCCGAGTGTAGAAACTTTACATATATCTCAACATTTTGTGAAGGAGTTTAGTATTGGGGGGTGGAAGCAACTGAGACATCTTCATTGTGAACGATGCATGAATTTATTAGTAGATGAAAAACAAGGAGTAAAAGATAAAATGCAGAATGTCCAAACCCTATGTTATGTGTATGCCGATTCACATCTAGAGTCCTTACTCGACAATGGCTACTTTCCCAATTTGAGAACACTTGGTTTAGTGATCATTGAAGACCCATATTCATTTTCGGAGCCTGTAGAGGAAAACTTAAGGAGCCTGCATCGCCTAAACAGTCTACGTAAGCTGAAACTTAAGTCTAATCTAGGGTTTCAACGAGTTGCATTAGATGAAATTACATTTCCCTCAAATCTAATCAAGATTACATTGTCAGGATTTCAAAATTTGGAGTCCATAGACATGAAAATCTTGGGACGAATTCCCAGAGTTGAAGTTTTAAAATTAGAAGATGTAAATTGTATGGAAATCCTTGATTGTGGTAGTGATAGGAGCTTTCCGCGGCTTCAAGTGTTTATGATGATACATGTGAGTGTGGAACGTCTTACCTTAGAAGATGGTGCAATGCCTTGCCTTCGACGTGCGGTCTTCCATAAGTGCCCTGGCTTGGAGTTGAAGAACCTTCCTGAACAAATGAGTTCCTTGGGTTGTAACCTGGAGTATGTACAGTGTGAAGATTCTTATCAAATGACGGATGATGTTtattttgatgatgatgatgattataaACTGGATCTTGATTTGGATCTCATCAATGTCATAGACAAGTATGCTATTTAA
- the LOC130975937 gene encoding disease resistance protein RPP13-like, which translates to MCMYVCCRAWGEAIDNIVEEVTKRLPPLPLYIDRPLGCDSELEEAKSLLEIDSSHATCLMLGIHGDGDLSQFVAELYNKIRCNFSTASFLSGISKKTNASGGGLEDLQKTLLSEMKEKVKNKIGSTFSGSFEIKRRLGRKRVLLVLDDVDSIQQLDSLARRTDWFGPGSRIIITTRYEDVLDDHILNNGVEVKKYCIAEGSSSTVKEENVVGLEKDCEIVIHQLKEEDSPGNVVSIVGMGGLGKTTLARKIYNSDEVKMLFPCRAWATVSKDYSGKEVFKSLFKCLKPSASKLEDSSSEEELKQKVKKCLEGKKYLVVLDDVWDSKAWRTIKNCFPENNNGGMILVTTRNDQVAYASESKEPHHNLSFMDKERSWELFHKEVFCRRNCPPELESIGRSIVETCKGLPLAIKTTAGLVAKRERSEDAWEEIMNLLPYWSVADEDSSEEMMELLKFSYDDLPNKMKPCFLYLGVFPEDEEIWVRDLIRLWIAEGFIEPIQTGRSKSPPQLEDIGEQYLKELVDRNLVQVANRRSDGKGVKTCQIHDLFRELCISESNKPDNNNNNARRLSYPGNIGSYASIVTCNESCTCSLFIYQDDKHVWPHHIPEDCQVNVLYFPDWFTDVNRAVTDEYLKGLVKSLRFLKMGVSESHELCKFQSLETCDMTYVINGLSIGGFKKLRHLRSEFGVSLSADEVGVNDKMQNLQTLRYVSADSQLGSLLDNGCFPNLRKLGLKIAEEQGSTEENLRRLHCLSNLRKLVLMFEQCRAPLDRIAFPSNLIKITLSGFKDLKSKDMNTLGQIPNLQILKVRYGNCEEETLNCGTAGSFLRLQVFIMDGVNIRRLSSEEGAMPRLRRAVFYNCPDLKEVTKQMRSLGRNLEFIEYVDNRGLSLG; encoded by the coding sequence ATGTGTATGTATGTTTGTTGCAGAGCATGGGGAGAGGCTATTGACAACATTGTTGAAGAGGTCACAAAAAGACTTCCTCCTTTGCCTCTGTATATCGACCGTCCACTTGGATGTGATTCTGAACTTGAGGAGGCAAAATCACTTCTAGAGATCGATTCATCTCATGCTACCTGTTTGATGCTGGGAATTCATGGAGATGGTGACCTAAGTCAATTTGTTGCGGAGTTGTATAACAAGATTAGGTGTAACTTTTCAACTGCAAGTTTTCTTTCCGGTATCAGTAAGAAAACAAATGCAAGTGGCGGTGGCCTGGAAGATCTACAAAAAACGCTTCTTTCTGAGATGAAAGAGAAGGTAAAGAATAAGATCGGAAGCACATTCAGTGGTTCTTTTGAAATAAAACGAAGACTAGGACGAAAAAGAGTTCTTCTGGTTTTGGATGATGTTGATAGTATACAACAACTGGATTCACTAGCTAGAAGAACTGATTGGTTTGGTCCTGGTAGTAGGATCATTATAACAACAAGATATGAAGATGTGCTAGATGATCATATTTTGAACAATGGTGTTGAGGTTAAGAAATATTGCATCGCCGAAGGAAGTAGTTCTACTGTGAAGGAAGAAAATGTAGTGGGATTGGAGAAAGATTGTGAAATTGTGATTCACCAACTCAAGGAAGAAGATTCTCCTGGGAATGTTGTTTCTATTGTTGGCATGGGTGGGTTAGGCAAGACTACCCTTGCTCGAAAGATCTACAATAGCGATGAGGTGAAGATGTTATTCCCTTGCCGTGCATGGGCAACTGTTTCTAAGGATTACAGTGGAAAGGAAGTTTTTAAGAGCCTTTTCAAGTGTCTGAAGCCATCTGCATCTAAATTGGAAGATTCAAGTAGTGAAGAGGAGCTAAAGCAGAAGGTGAAGAAATGTCTGGAAGGAAAAAAGTACTTGGTAGTCCTTGATGATGTCTGGGATAGTAAAGCATGGCGCACTATAAAGAATTGTTTCCCAGAAAACAACAACGGTGGCATGATACTAGTAACTACTCGTAATGATCAGGTGGCTTATGCTTCAGAGTCAAAGGAACCTCATCACAACCTTTCCTTTATGGATAAGGAAAGAAGTTGGGAACTGTTTCACAAGGAGGTTTTCTGCAGAAGAAACTGTCCTCCTGAGCTAGAATCTATTGGCAGATCAATTGTTGAAACTTGCAAAGGTCTACCATTGGCTATCAAAACCACAGCTGGGCTTGTTGCAAAGAGGGAGAGATCAGAGGATGCATGGGAAGAGATTATGAATTTACTGCCTTATTGGAGTGTTGCTGATGAGGATAGTAGTGAGGAGATGATGGAGCTTTTGAAGTTTAGCTATGATGATTTGCCCAACAAAATGAAGCCATGCTTTCTATATCTTGGGGTGTTTCCTGAAGATGAAGAGATTTGGGTGAGAGACTTAATCCGTCTATGGATAGCAGAAGGGTTCATAGAGCCAATTCAAACTGGAAGATCAAAATCACCACCACAGCTTGAAGATATTGGTGAGCAATACTTGAAGGAGCTAGTGGATCGTAACTTGGTACAAGTGGCGAACAGGAGGAGTGATGGCAAAGGcgtgaaaacatgtcagatccATGATCTCTTCCGGGAATTGTGCATATCAGAGAGCAACAAACCTgataacaacaataacaatgctCGTAGACTGTCCTATCCCGGCAACATAGGATCCTATGCCAGTATAGTAACATGTAATGAATCATGCACTTGTTCCTTGTTCATTTATCAAGATGATAAACATGTGTGGCCACATCATATTCCAGAAGATTGCCAAGTTAATGTGCTATATTTTCCAGATTGGTTCACAGATGTAAATAGAGCAGTAACAGATGAGTATTTGAAGGGGTTGGTCAAAAGCCTCAGGTTCTTGAAAATGGGCGTTTCTGAATCACATGAGTTATGTAAATTTCAGAGTCTAGAAACATGTGATATGACCTATGTTATCAATGGCCTAAGTATTGGGGGCTTCAAGAAACTGAGACATCTTCGTAGTGAATTTGGCGTGAGTTTATCAGCAGATGAAGTTGGAGTGAATGATAAAATGCAGAATCTCCAAACCTTACGTTATGTGTCTGCCGATTCACAACTAGGGAGCTTACTTGACAATGGTTGCTTTCCCAACTTGAGAAAACTGGGGTTAAAAATAGCTGAAGAACAAGGTTCAACAGAAGAAAACTTGAGGAGACTGCACTGCCTAAGCAATCTACGTAAGCTGGTACTTATGTTTGAACAATGTCGGGCTCCATTAGATAGAATTGCATTTCCTTCAAATCTGATCAAGATTACCTTGTCAGGTTTTAAGGATTTGAAATCTAAAGATATGAATACATTGGGACAAATTCCCAACCTTCAAATTTTGAAAGTGAGATATGGAAATTGTGAGGAAGAAACTCTTAATTGTGGTACTGCTGGGAGCTTTCTGCGGCTTCAAGTGTTTATCATGGATGGTGTGAATATCAGACGTCTGTCATCAGAAGAAGGTGCGATGCCTCGTCTTCGCCGTGCGGTCTTCTATAACTGCCCTGACTTGAAGGAGGTTACTAAACAAATGCGTTCCTTGGGAAGAAACTTGGAGTTTATAGAGTATGTTGATAATCGTGGTTTATCTCTTGGGTAG
- the LOC130975936 gene encoding TMV resistance protein N-like, which produces MAASSSDHDATPLSYFEYFEYDRQREARIGEELEGALVEAIERSRMSILILCEEYPTSKWCLDELVKIMECSGNGTKRPVLPVYFRVAKSDVQFQKNKYETAMAAHQVKGRNNHKLEAWKSALSQVGKIYGQRCDHKT; this is translated from the exons ATGGCAGCTTCATCATCAGATCATGATGCAACACCATTGTCATATTTCGAGTATTTCGAGTATGAT AGACAGCGAGAAGCCAGAATAGGCGAGGAACTTGAAGGTGCTCTTGTTGAAGCAATTGAAAGATCAAGGATGTCAATTCTTATACTGTGTGAAGAGTATCCAACTTCCAAGTGGTGTCTTGATGAACTCGTCAAGATCATGGAGTGTTCCGGCAACGGAACAAAGCGACCGGTGTTACCGGTCTATTTCCGTGTGGCAAAATCAGATGTGCAGTTTCAGAAAAATAAGTATGAAACAGCCATGGCTGCTCATCAAGTAAAAGGAAGAAACAACCACAAGTTGGAAGCATGGAAGTCAGCTTTGTCTCAAGTAGGCAAGATTTATGGTCAACGCTGTGATCACAAAACCTGA